The sequence ACTTAGGAGACTACTTTGCAGGTGAGTACTACTTCTCTGCTAATTCGACTACTTTTCTGACCTTTGTTAATAAGATTTGTTCTGTTTCATATGAGTAAAGGCAAAAGGGGCATTTATCTTGAGCTGGGAAGAGGTAAATGAAGTCACAAGTACTATTCAACGCGACAGATGAATTAGAAGAGTGATGTCTATAGCTTTGGGATTGTTCTTCTTGAATTGatcaaataattaaacattaatGTACACACTAAACATAGTGTGTAATATTCGTAATTTTGATTCTTGAGGGtgtattatatgattatatcaaaCCCAAAGTATTTTAGTGTGCacattaaaaaaagtttggttttgatgctattatttataactatatgattttagttacttttttttttgttaaacggcatatatgattttagttacttttcttttcaataattaCAAGAGAGAAATAAGCAAGGAGCTAAGAAGTCGACATGCATAAGATCAAAAtgactaaataaaaattaaaatacaaaatcattGTAAAAATCTAGTAATTGAATATCCAATGTGTATAAGGTTTGAGATAATAATGagtactatatataatattggaCTCATTAGAAGTAACATGTATGATTACATGCATTTACATAGTGGTAGCTACTAGTAAGGTTATAGAATTTGAATAACAAGATTAAGATTTATAAAAGCATTCTTTTTATTAGCTTTGaaactctctcaaaacaaagcctctcaatctctctctctcaaactcctACATAATTCTCTCATCATAACACCTCTATTTATATAAcaccaaaaactaaaaccaattcCTAATAGGAATTTCTTCTATgcttagatatctcctaaaacATATTTGATCTTATCTTTCTTAACCATTGCTCGGTTAAGACATTAACTTATTCCTCAAGTTAACCTCAAGCTTATCCAACAATCTCCCCCATAAGCTTGAAACTCTTCTTCATGACTTCTTGCACTCCAATGTGTCCTCTCATTTCTTTGAACCTATTCTTCTCAAGTGCTTTTGTGAGAATGTCGGCTTTCTGTGCAACTCCAGGAACATGCTCGACTACAACCAGTCCATTCTCAATGCACTTTCTTATGAAGTGGTATCGCCGGTGAATGTGTTTGCTTCGTCCGTGAACGACAGGGTTCTTAGTGAGTGTGATAGCAGACTTATTATCGACTCGAATCGTTACTGATTCGCTCTCAGCTCCACTAATTTCTGCAAAAAGATCTTGTAGCCAAATGACCTGCTTAGCTGCCTCTGTAACGGCCATAAATTCTGCTTCACAGGAAAAAAGAGCTACAACTTGTTGCTTCTGAGAACACCAAGTGATAGGACATtcattaaaatagaaaatatgacCTGCAGTACTCTTCCCATCATCCAGATCAACACTCAAGCTGCTATCACTAAATCCTATCAAACCTGTTTTGTTCCCTCGCTTGAAATAGAGACCATGAGAGCAGGTTCCCCGTAGATATCTTAAAACTTGCTTAAGTGCAACTCCATGTGACTCTCTCGGTTCCTGGAGATACCTGCTCAGAACTCCAACATGATACAACAAATCAGGCTGTGTATGAAGCAAGTATCTAAGACACCCGATGATTCTATGATAGTTCTACGATAGTTGATTTTACAAAGCTCCAAACCAAACTCCATCGGGATAAGAACAGAATTACAGTCACTCATTCCTGTCTCAGCAAGAATTTTCTTCACATAGCTCTCTTGTCTTAATATGATTCCATCCTTCTCTTGAAATACTTCGATACCAAGATAATAAGTAAGCTTCCCTAAATAACAAGGAAGAGGAAGTTTAGAAAAgaagtttttgatatataagtCAAGTCCAAACCTACTTAGTATGAAGccttttgggaaggagcccaataagaaatccgtgCGGGCTTTGCCATCTCggcccaaagcggacaatatcatactaatagggACTTGACTTGGGCTTGGAAAGtccaacaattggtatcagagcctaggtTGAAATAAATGGACCTAAGAAGTGGGTATGGGCTTTATGATTGGTGTGGGAGAAGCCCCTCAATGTGACACGATAAGAAGGGTACCTTGCGAATAAGAAAGCACCGAGTCAATGGTGACAAGATTTCGTTGAAGAAGAAGCCTAAGGTTCGTGGTTCTTGgtttgagggggagtattgttGGGTACAAaccaacgtcccacatcggaagattagaaaagaagtttctaatatataagtcaagTCCAAACCTACTTAGTATGAGGTcttttgggaaggagcccaataagaaatccgtgCGGGCTTTGCCATCTCGGCCCAAAGCGGataatatcatactaatagggACTTGGCTTGGACTTGGAAAGGCTAACAAAAGTTTGTATAATTCTCActcaaaacttttcaaaaaataagtTAAAGGAACAAATTTAAATCCAAGTATACGAATAATTTGTGTTGAACTGAAATCCAGTGGCCTAGGCCATATTGTTTGAAAACACTTCCGAACCAGTGTTTTCAGACTCGGACCAGACCGGCCGGTCGAACCGGTTAGCCTGCGACTAGTTCAGTCTGCCGGTCTGGGTTTTGCTCTAAAACCAGAATGTTATCAAACCGGGAAAACCCGGATAAACTTGGTAAAAACCGGCAACCCGCCTTAATTAACCGATCCGCCGGGTTTTGGGTTTCACTTATCAAACGCTTTAGGTATTTTAATTTGAACatatctattaattatcattttttctgcaaaatttgatgaagaagaatatcAAACGAGTtgaatgaggaagaagaggaaagggAAGAGACGCGTGGGAgggtttattagtttttttttttttttgtcgttggGGTTAGATAATTAATTGGAGAGATAAAaaaccattttatttaattttatactgggaaaatcacattttaaatcACATTTTCACTAACACTGTAAACCTTTACaatgatttcactaacactttaaaccttaaaactaaattttctatttgTACCGCCACGAAAGATTACAAAACAGTAatttaaagtgttagtaaaatcattttaaagatttaaagtgttagtaaaatcattttaaaggtttatagtgttagtgaaattctcTCGAGGTTTAAATTGCTACTCAgtgatattttgaaagtttaaaacgtgattttcctattttatatctattatactataataaaatatattttttagttggttAAATCATCCCACTAAAACTAAGtcctaaacatatatatacatgaataaTATGCTgtcaaatataaacaaacaaagaattaacaattttaaatatgaCAATAAGTTCTGTCATTAAATTTAAAgagtaaaaaattattaaaaattttgaaatagaaaTTTGTTacctatattaaaaatatagaataatatgatattataagatatatatatatatatatatataaaatatagaataatatgtatatatatatatatatacattgatgTTATTGACCCACCGTCAATCCGGGTTGACCCAGTAAACTAGTGACCCCATAACTTTCCCGGTTTAGTATTCGGTTCGGGTTTTAAAACATTGCTCCGAACTAAAAAAAACTCCACTCACTATTTTCGACTTTACGTGTAATCGTTGGTATCATATAAAACAAGTAATGTAAATAATACATATTTCAcgaaatatataagaaaagtgaaagaaaaaaggacaaaacatagcaatATTGTTATACAACAACACAAATAGAGCGAGCGATCAGGCTATGGAAGTTGAAATCTCTCCTCCTACAAGATCTTGAGGgggacaaaacataaaaagaatagGATGTAAAGAATTGAATCAATACAGTTGTAAATACTAATCAAATTATACAGACATCAGAAAAATTTACTGCGAGAAAACACGAAGTCCGGCCTCTAGATCTTCCAAATTGATTGTACAAATCTCTTCAGTGTCAACACACTCAAAGCTAAGTCGGAGATCAAGATTCTCCCTCGCGTTAACAAGTAGCGTGTCCACCAATCCTCCGTTCATCTCCTTCCTCTGCTTCTCCGTTGTTTCCCTCTCTATCAGTGATGCTATCTCCTGCAGAGTGCACGACTCATGCAATCTGAAACCATAGAATAGAGTGTCCTCTCCTTGGTTGTTCATCTTGATGTGTAGTATCTGAGCCAGTTCTTTGGCACTGAAGTCGCTGAAATTGAAAAACTTTGTGACCCTTCTGCAAAACCCTTCGTTTGATGCGATCACACGCTTCATTGGCTCGCTGTATCCGGCGAATATCACCACGATTTTCCCTGTGTCCATGACCGACATGATTTCTTCCAGAGCTTCTAGACCGTAGTCCTTGTCGTCCGCCTTTTGCATCGGGATCAACCGGTATGCTTCATCCACAAATAGGATCCCTCCCTCAGCTTCTTGGATCTGTCCAGAAATTGAAAGCATTTAGAATCtcgaaaccaaaccaacaagTGAAATTAGAATAATATGAACAGTGTTTTCACCTTTCTCCTGGTCTTTGGTCCTGTATGGCCAACAAACTCACCAACCAAGTCTGTACGCTGTACTTCTGTTACCTTATCAGTTGGTAAAATTCCAACTGTGTTAAGCAACTTCCCGAGAACTCGAGCTACCATGGTTTTACCTGTTATTTGGATCAACAAAAGCAGTCAtgtattggtttgttttaaagACAGAGAAGCATATTCATAAagcatttttttcctttcaccTGTTCCAGGGTTTCCAAGAAATGCCATATGGGGAGGTCGTCTAGTTCCAATGTTTAGCCCAAGAGCCCTTCTCCTCTCATCTAGAAGCATTCCTTTTGCCCATTTCCTCAGTTGTGTCTTCAGCTCACTTAACCCGACAATATTAGATAACTCATCCTCAAGTAGATCCATCTTGGCTTTAGTCTTACCGCATTGCTCAAGCGCACTTCTTTTCCTCTGTTCTTGGAGAAACCACCGCAGTAATTCCCTTAACTTCTCACTACCTTGCCCTTTAGGTAAATGGTCCAAAGGAGTCATCCCTTCCTGGAAATGCAAAATCCCAACAGCTATCACAAAACTAATACCACAATTTacgaaaacaaaagaaccaataataataataatctcagAAAAATCATACATTATCTTTGGCACTGCAATCTGCGTTATTGTCGAGCAGTGTCTTAACAGTAGAGATATCTTTCGAAGTAATTGAGTACCATACCGCAAGGTGCAATGGTGTCATACCGTTCTGCATAAAATATCCAAACCAAATCAGTCCAAGCTAAATCAATCAAGTAgaacagagagagggagagaaaatTACACTGGCTTTAGCTTCAATAAAAGCACCACTCTCAAGGAGTAGCTTAGCAGCTTCATTACAACCATTCTTGGCTGCCATGTGCAATGGAGTCTCACCATACTGAAAGAACAACATTGATTAAAACTGCAAAATCAAAAAccttcaagaaaacaaaagaacaaaagactTACGGTATTCATAGCTTCCAACTCAACTTTATCAGATCCAGTCCAAGCAAGAAGATACTTAACTATATCAACATTACCATTACCAGCAGAAACATGAAGTGGCGTATGATACATCTGCAAAATtcccaaaatcaaacaaaaggaaaaaaacacgATTTTTGATTCATGGGCATACGATTTCACCAGATTCGAATGCAAATTCACCaccaaaacttcaaattcaTTCACTAGTCTAAATCGATCCGGTACCGAACCAAACACATATCGAAATCGGAGATTTTTTAGTAACAGATTCGGAATTCAGCAAAAAACAAcacagaacaaaaagaaaagcaaagaaagtgtATGAGACATACAACGGGATTGCGTTCATTGAGAAGAGAAGGGTTGTCTTTAAGAAGCCTCTGCAAAGCAATAAGATCGCCGGAGAGAGCACAATCGTGAATTGTGGTGGGTCTAGCTGATCTCAGCCGTTGTCCACCACCGCCTTGTCggttcatttcttcttcttcttcttcaatccctccaaccaacaacaacaaaaaaaatctaaaatctttcCCCACACCCAAACGAaatctaaccttttctttctcagaGGATTTTGCGGAGAAtcagaaaaaaatagattatgAGAAGAAAATGAGTGTACCTCCGCGTCTTCCTCTTTCCTCACTAAGTCCTTCTTCCtttcattaaattttgtttgtgaaaAGACTAATTTACCCCTTcctgcttttgttttttttttttttttttatactttccTGGCGCCTTCCTAAACCCACAGCTAAGCTTTCATTGATTAGTGGCGTAAATCATACACATCATTATTTAGTAGTatacaaattataaatactTCTCATTTCacactttaaattatttttttcactttttttctctctcttacttACTCCCTTATGATATCTCCAATTacgtaaaccaaaaaaaaaaaaaaaaatccaaaagaaatcaTTAAATTACCATCTAAGTTGAACTTGtgtggaataaaaaaataataagttttttaaaaaaacacagtaaaacctctataaattaataatgttgagaccataaaaatatattaatttatagaagttttattttctagataaattaataattattgatttataaaaaggCTTTtctaatttagtaaaaaaagaaatatttaatcattataactaatatttgtataaaataaattagaaaaaaaataacaattattatgttttgCATATAAcactcaaaaaaatttatatagtaaaaaaattaaaaatgaactctaagaaaaattaatgtgtatatatatacattatttagataatattatataactattaatttatattattgatggaactatatatttacataggattttcaaaaaaattattattttattatattatcaaattgtgtccaaaattacattaGTCTATGGAActagaaaaaattattgatttataaaaattattaatttatcgaatattaatttatagaaattctAGTGTAATACATTAATACGTCAGATACATATATAAGAGAAACCAATAAGAGTCCGTCACTTGTTCACACTTTACGGAGAACTTACAATGCATAGGTTTGGTAAACGTGTGCATGCATGCGTCTGTTTAGATTGGACAACATTTTTAGGTTACACATAGGAAGTATCGGTTAAGTTAGAACTATCCTATTTGAGATTAATAGCACATTTTTTGTGCAAAATTACggaacaaaatttattttcaaataactaTGTAAATGTAACTCACTGTTCTCTCACGTGATCGGTCAATATTTTCAAAGACATTTAAACCTTATTATTGGATAATTAACGAAGTCATTTAAATATACTTAATATATCAATCATAAGTGTTCCCTATTTGTTGGTCTCTTGCTTCTCCTAGTTGCCGCTAGTTTTTTTTTCGCTAAGCGagtaaatatcatataaatgaaaGAGTTTAGGGATTACATTTTGATTACCTAAAAAGTTTAGtttcttggcaaaaaaaaaatgaaaaaaacaaggaaGTAAATAGAAAATACAAATCGAACCTTCAACTGATCATAACGTTTTAAATTTTCTTCGATACCTTCTAACGTGAATTGAGTTAAGGATCTCACGAACGATGATCTTGAATATAGTCTCCGGATGGATCAGCTGAGAGTTGTGAAACACATTATTCCTTTGCTTCCAAGTTTGGTAAATGACTTCCGACGACACAATTTTTCGTAGAGTTGATGGCGCGGTAAGAGAGGACCCCCTAAGCCAAGATAAGACGGCGTCCCAGTTATGGAACACAAATGGCGTGTGCCGAAGCCTGACCAAAACCTTATTCCATAGATAAGAagagaaatcacaagtcaagagCAAGTGGTTTCTAGTTTCAGCACCGACTGAGCATAAGCAGGAAAGGTGAGAAACCTACAATCCCCAAGAAAGTAGTCTCATCCGTGTAGGTAATCTATCAAGCTGAGCGACCCACATGTTGAAAGCATTGCGAGGAATTTCTCCTTTGAACCAGACTAAAGGAGCCCAATTTTTCACTTCTTCCCTGTGTCTAAGGAACCAGGGGCGGAACTGCCAAgtctttgaagaagagaagccatTGTAGTCCACATTGTTCACATACAAGAAATAAGTATCCTGGTGAACATGATTTAGAGGCAGTCTTACTGTTGTGAGGTAGATATGGAGGTCCAGAACCTGCGGGGATCTGGGAGGCGGAAGAGCCCAAGAAGTGCCTGCAATGGCTGCGGCCACAGTAGAGGAGACAGGCAGCCTAAGATTTCTGGGGCCATCTTCACCCAAGAAATGAATGAGGGGCCCAAACGGTGTCCAACTATCCCTCTAAAAGCTAGCTTAGAGATTGTTGCCCAAGGTACACCTCAAAGACTTATCAACAAGAGGTCTTAGGCGCAAGATACATTTCCAGTTCCACGTATCCCTTGCAGACTCATGAACATACCAGAACTTAGAGATTGAGACATTACCCGCACTTTGAAGATGATGGAATCTATGTCATGCAACCCAAAGGGAACCACTATTGGAGAATAGAAGCCATACAAGCTTTAGGTTTAGGGTGGTGTTCCATTCAATGAACCTCCTTAGCCCGATGCTACCTTCAGATTTTGGTAAACAAACAGTAGCCCAAGCTACCCTTGCCTTAAGAAAATTTTCAGTACCACCAGATGATAAGAATCTCGAACAAAGGGATTCAATGCTTCTGATACAACCTCTCGGTAACTTGAACGTAGACATCCAAAACACGACTATTCCAGTAATCACCGAGGCAATCAGCTGGAGACGTCCTGCAAAGGAGAGAGACTTCACAGCCCAAGAATTGAAGTGTGCTTTAATCTTTTCCAGAAATGGAGCATAGTCGATATTTTTCATCTTCCTATTCATTAAAGGCAAACCAAGATACCTGATTGGTAGAGAGCCCTGGGGAAAACCATAATTTGCAATAGCTGAGGATTTAGTCTCATTTACTCCTGTCAAGAAAAGCTCAGTCTTATCTCTGTTCATATTCAAACCTGACCAACCCCTGAAGTCATCCAAAGTTTCATTTACACCATGAAAAGAAGTGCTTCCTCCATCGAAAAAATCATCACATCATCCGCGAACATCAGATGAGAGATCTCAAGAGCTGATGTCTTAGGGTGATAGAAGATGCAACCAAAAGAGTACCTCGAATGGAGCAGCTTTGAGAAGACTTCCATAGCAGTTGCCGCTAGTTTCATTTCTTGTTGGCATAAGAGGTAAATTTCTACACttttttcaatgattttagGCCGCAGATTTTTCTTAGGATAACAATTTTGAACTACTCGTCacttctcatatatatatatatatatctactacTTCGAATTTCCtcacctaaacaaaaaaaaataacttgttCAATCATGGCAGAGTAATCTATCTTCTCCATCATGGATTATTTCGAGTCGGCCTCAATCAATGATTTCTATAGTTAGATCTTTACGACTCTTCACTGTAGATTAAGATCAAAAGTTAGGTAGCTAGCAATTTGCctagttgaaacttgaaagtacGAATAACACTTTGgaaattagagagaaaaatacAAACTGCATAGTATTGTGGCGAGCCGTGCCATGTCATTATTATGTCATATTGAAGCAGACCATGTTTGGGATTTTACTTTGGCATTTGAATATAACTCAATCAGTTATTCAAATTTGTCTAAAACCGTGTTAGTAAATTTGTTGCTTagtttaacaaatatatatatatatatatatatatatatatatataacaaagactTGTTTTCATTAATCAATCTAAAATAGGTTCATACAAGCCATAGGATAAAAAATAGTGAAGCTTAACACAAAGTAGAGACAACATCAAGATAAAAACAGCGGCTACACAAAGGTAGCTAAAGTAGGTCGACGAAGGATCCATGAGATCTTGTAAACAAACGCTAGGAAGCAAACTGGCGCAAGTTTGTCGAGCGTTCATCCGCGAAAGAAGCGTTGGATGAAGTAATGGTCACTGTAAATAGACTAAGTGACGTTGATGAGGGTTCCATAGCCGAGGTTCTCGCCGGCGCGAGAAGAGAAGCGCTAAGCTGCTCATTGGCAAGGAGGAGGTTGAAATCAGTTCTTGCTTGAAGAAGTTTCGGTAAACACTGCATAACGTCGTTATTCTTAAAGTTTTCCAGACTGCGAACAATCTCCCTGAAATTGATGATTTGATCTTGAAAGGGCTTGATAAACAGGGGAGATAAAATTGAGGACACTTCGGTAATCGCCTCTCCTTGGAGGGGATCCTAATGCCAATCATCCTCAAGCTTCGGGTTTTGTGAATAATAGCCTTAAGAGTTGTTGTTCAGATCTGGctttaaaacattaattagcAGAAGCAAGAATAAGagattggagaagaaacaatAATCACCGCTCCTTGAAAACGAGATCATAATGCCGTCATTTTTCCAGGATTAAACGAAGAATATTGCCAACACTAAGACTCGTAAACCAAACGTTGTAGAGCAGAGGGTCTTTTCTATCAACAAAAGAGATCGAAGAATTAGAGTGGTTTTgtgaaaaagataataatacagACATGGACCAAAGTGAATAAGCTAATGGATCACAAATGGGCTTGGACGAAAATGGACCAGGGTGAAAACATGGAAGTGATGGGCCTAGTCCATTTAGGGAGACCACTGAGGCTTATAAGGTTATGCTGATGTCTGTTGTCAACCTCAGCGGCGGAGCGGCCGCCGGTCTCAGCCTCCATAGTAGTAGAGTTTCTTCCTGATAAAAGCGCAGGTGGAGTGAAGGCCTTACATCCGCTGCTGTTCGGTGAACAGATTTGTCGGAGGAGAGTGACAAGAATCCAGATTTGGAGGATCCAAGACAAGCGATGGAGCTTGTCCAGGTTTTCAAGGTGTGGCGTTGCTGGATTCATGGAGATTCTCTTTTCCCCACTTCAGAAAGTTTGTTGCAATCGGAGGATGGTTTAGGAAGGGACTCGCCGGagttttcttccttccttcgtTGCTCGTATTAGGGTCATTGGCAGAGAGAGCCAtagaagaaaaatgatttgGATTTTGAAGGGAATTGAACAAAAGAAACTCAAATAAAAGGGTCCAAAGGGGTAAGAGAGGGTAAAAAGGGTTAAGGGGCTTTGATAGATCCTGACGCCAGCGAGTAGCTGCTCCACCGGTGCCGGAAAGCGAGGCGGCAAGGTAAATGGTGTATCGATTTCTATGCTTGGGAGTGTTTCAAGCGAGGAGGCAAATGGTGTATCGATTTATACTACATGAAgttaacaaatatattctttaagatatggtttttatatgcaagtcaagccaagtct comes from Camelina sativa cultivar DH55 chromosome 19, Cs, whole genome shotgun sequence and encodes:
- the LOC104766384 gene encoding uncharacterized protein LOC104766384, which codes for MNRQGGGGQRLRSARPTTIHDCALSGDLIALQRLLKDNPSLLNERNPVMYHTPLHVSAGNGNVDIVKYLLAWTGSDKVELEAMNTYGETPLHMAAKNGCNEAAKLLLESGAFIEAKASNGMTPLHLAVWYSITSKDISTVKTLLDNNADCSAKDNEGMTPLDHLPKGQGSEKLRELLRWFLQEQRKRSALEQCGKTKAKMDLLEDELSNIVGLSELKTQLRKWAKGMLLDERRRALGLNIGTRRPPHMAFLGNPGTGKTMVARVLGKLLNTVGILPTDKVTEVQRTDLVGEFVGHTGPKTRRKIQEAEGGILFVDEAYRLIPMQKADDKDYGLEALEEIMSVMDTGKIVVIFAGYSEPMKRVIASNEGFCRRVTKFFNFSDFSAKELAQILHIKMNNQGEDTLFYGFRLHESCTLQEIASLIERETTEKQRKEMNGGLVDTLLVNARENLDLRLSFECVDTEEICTINLEDLEAGLRVFSQ